The nucleotide sequence ATATTGATCTAACAAATACTTTTGTTTCTTGGGTACTATGTTACATTGGCTGGTACAAAGATGTCTTTGTGTTCAATTTTCAGCTGGGTGTTGTTTTGTGTCAAAATACCTGTTCATATTAGTCAGTCATGTGTGAGCTGGGTAATATAGCAATGACCAGTAACATGGAGAGTATGGGTTCCCGTTTTATGGATTGATTTGAAATCTACCACTAATCTGAATTGCCTGTATACTGTGCACaagtagaggagggggaggagagttcTGAGTTAGACATCATAGACACACACTAACTATCAGGAGAGATTAGTTTTCTTAATCCACATTGACACCCTTAGaaagacatgtacacacacacacacacacacacacacacacacacacacacacacacacacacacacacacacacacacacacacacacacacacacacacacacacacacacacacacacacacacacacacacacacacacacacacacacacacacacacacacgagaacaCATGAGAGACAGTCATAGGTATAATACTGTAGACACTTGGCCACACACAGTCCTTCTCCACCCCTGCCTCACCTGCTAGTCTATCATAGAGGGAGAaggacgaggaagaggaggagacattaaAAATAAATGACTCTTGTAGAAGGCTTTGACATGATTCGGCATATGGCCAAGTCCGTGTAATGGTACAGCTTTAATTGTCCCACCATCTCTAGTGGTGTTTGTTGTGATATAGAGCAGGCGAGGcaaagacagagaaacacacttgTGTCATTAGCTTTTTGAGAATGCACTTTTGGAATATATTTGCCCTACTGTACATTCCAGCTTATTAAAAATGTCACTTTTTGCACCTGTGTTGTCCTTAATCACATGTCCTTGTCTGCACAGACTAGAAATATCAATGCCCTCCCTTGGCAACCTTAATATAGGCCAACAGACCCCAGTTTCCAACCCCACTGATGCACAGACTTTTTAAGGAAAACTACAACAGACACTTAAAGTGATTTCATAGGACTTCAGTGTCATTCCTGGTGTGACAAGTGATTCTGTGTCATGGTagtgaggaagggaggagaatcTAGAGTGGCGTCTTAATGTGACTAAAGCAGCGTGACAGAAGAGGGTTAATACCAGAGAGCTCTGCTGAGATAGATCGCCCAGCTCGCTCTGCTCGGCCTTGCATGGCTTTATGGGATACAGGAGGTATTAAGCAGCTGAATAATTTGTTTTGATACGTTACCCTCCTGCTTTCTGTCTGTGTGGCATTTCACTTTTCTTTTGCCCCCTTCTTATTTTGTGCCTTTGTGTCCCAGAAGTTTCTTCCTTTGCCGCCTGCCTGCGACATCACATAAACATGaaaatactgtatatgttttggcctgcctgcctgcctgcctgcctgcctgcctgcctgcctgcctgcctgcctgcctgcctgcctgcctgcctgcctgcctgcctgcctgcctgcctgcctgcctgcctgcctgcctgcctgcctgcctgcctgcctgcctgcgtgggTGGAGTTCCTGAAAGCTCCTTTTTTCTCCTTTGGGAATTAAAAGCATTTCTCTATGAAGGGAAATCTTGGAAAAGAAGTAGTGAAATTGCACATTGAGCACTGTGACGGTCCAAATGATTAACACTTGAATGGGGCCCACTATAATTTGAATGTTACCATTGGTTCTTGCTTGTTAAGGTCAACTTCCAAATGTTCAAAAAAATGCATTTACAAATACACCATTCAAATCTGAATTGGGGAATGGCTTCAGATTGATCTGCTTGCTATATTTGTCGTGCTACGGAATGTGTACATTTCGAGTCATATTTTGAGTTACATGTCAATATTTAATCATTTTGTATCCTTTGTTATAAACTGTCTTACTAGGCTGTATATAAAAGGGGAGGTGAAACGCCTTGTGTAAAATGTAATAGTGACTATGTTTGCGTACATACAGGGTCACGCGTGTCTCCTTTGCGCCATAAAAGAGAGGATTCGTATTAAATATATATGggatatatacacatacagtattttTTTGGCCTCGTCAGTTTCTTAACTGCGTAGACGTACAGTATATGTTGGGAAAGGCATTTTGGAACCAGACATGCAACCCCCGCTGTACTCAACACTGAATCTGTGTTTTACAGTAGAAAAAAAACCTTCACTTGCGTATCTATTGTTTCTTTTTTTGTATGATGCTCTGAAAATACATCATTTTTCACAAGTGGTTTCGGACATAGAAGAAGTGTTACCGGTCACTTTATAAACTGAAACTTAGGATATAATAGTAGAATAGCTGTTGCATTACCTATTTGTTACGACCTGTATGTAATGTTATTATGGAAGATGTAATGTCCTTCTGTAAATGTTGTTTATTGTTGGTTTACCTGAAATAAATAAAGTTTATTAATGTTTCAAACTGTGTTCAGCTACCAATGCAAAACAGCTGTTGTTGGGTCATGTATTACATACATACTTTCATACTAATTCTACCACAACTCCATTCTAGTGTGGTCATGCTAGTGTGGATATGGGTTGCCTTTGTCCTCCTATTCATCAGTATTTACATAGTTAGCTACTTCCTGAAATTAGTTATCCCTGGAATTGATCTAAGTACCATACTTCGTTTTTTTAAAGGCATAATTTATTCAACGGTACCAGCGACAGGTTCTAGTGATTTATCCTTTATTACCTGTATTATCCCTGGCTGATGTGAGCTGAGCTGGACTGATTGTATTGTACCACCACAGTGTTTTCTCTGGACACCCACCAAGGTGTTATGTCTCTGATTCAAACCATACCAATAGGTCAACAAcatctgcatcccaaattgcatccctatgggctctggttaaatgtagtgtgctatatagggaatagggtgccatttgggatgcatgttAGAAAAAAAGTATGTAACTTCACTTATGCGTACAGTTTTCAAGCATACTGGTCCTTTAAACAGATatactttaaaacatgaaaacAAACAACCTCCAGGTCATAATGACTGCTGTGACAGATAGGTAGGAGAAAAATACAAGGAAACCCCAACAGCACAATGTGTGCTGTAAGAATGTAATGTTCATAACGTTTTTTACATTTCTTTGGAAAAACAATGAAgtcattctattctattatgtggTTATTGCATGTGGTCATAAATGGTTCTGAAACGGTTTTGCACCACAAAATTCCCCACAAAAAAAATGCATTTCCAATAGTTAATTCAAATGTATCTCTTTAATGCTGGCTCATAGATCAACTGCATGAAGGTCAAATCTGACCCAAGGTTTTAACTTTGTCTTTGTAATGTTGATTGCTCTGGACAACTTTATTCCAAACTGAATAGACTTGGCTagacacccagccctaaaacaAGACATTTAGTAACATAAGTCATTTTGagtttgtgtgtctctcttggCAGGGTGTAGCTTGAAGAACCAAGTCTCACTGCATTCTTCTGTCAGGATATATTACATACTTATTGactccctctccatcccactgACAGACATGCCTCCTAACCAGTCAGAATCCCTAGGTGACTGATTAACATTAGGGATCCTCTGTATTTGCTTGGCCTCAGCTGGTTGGTCATGTTGTTCTGAATTCTCAATAGAGAGTGCTCTGTGACAGTCTCCTGTGCACACTTAACCACAGGTTGATAACTACAAATAGGTTTTGATGCACATCACTTGGGCTAATCATATTTTTGATGTGCTATAACTGGTCATAGTGTTGTTGATGGTTGCAACAGTAGTTGATTTGATTATTATTTATGTTGTTATGATACTGTTTTTGTACAATAAATAGCCTTACATTATCTAATATAACTCTAGTGAACAGTAAGGTACAGTACAGTTGATGACAAAGGAGAGATGATCGACTCTCTGAAAGTCAAGGGGGCAGGTCAGCCCTGTTAAGCTCACTGTAGTTGAgtttttctcttccttcctttggTGTTCTAcacagggtctctctctctctctctctctttctctctctcacggtttccttcctgttctcctctacacagtgtctctccctcccactgttcCCTCTGCGCGCACCACTGTGTGAGATGGGTTTGAAACCCCTCGGATCCCAAAGTCTCGTGGTGACAAACCACTTTCATCCCTGTCCCTAGGGCCCAACGGTGGAGACGACATTATGGTTGAAAGGGGAAACCGATTAAAATGATGCTGGTTGTTCTTCCCTCTCTAAAATATCCATTTAGGCTATACTCATTTTTAATATGGAAAGCACATGGCATTTATTCTGTGTGTTTTAttttacactcacacacagtttTACTGGATGGTAATACCAAGGGGGTCTGGACTGTTACAATGGTAGGCTATTTGAGGAGGTCTAATATGATATCTCTGTGTCAATCCTTCACAGTTTTAATGCACATATAAATGATGGGTAAAGGGTTAGCTCATATAAAGAGTAGTCCTACTGTCATATTTGTAAATGTCTTTCCTTTTCCATCAGTAGTCCTAGATGTGGCTTTCAGAATATCATAGGCCTATTTATAAGGGCATAATTCTTATATGAAATATTGAATATTGTTTCGGGCTATAGAACTAAGACATTGAAACCCATCAGTCCAAAATCGAGAGCCATGCACATGAGAGATGAGCAATTGTAGACGATCCCTAAACCTTGCATCTGTTAGTCCAACCCTTTTTTccatatggaggagagagagagacggctcaCTGAGACGGCAGGGCGCCTGGAAACAGGTTTCAACAgcgcagagcagagagaggctaTCAGGTTTGTCGGGGCAGCTAGAGCAGCAGAAGAACATTGCGGAGTCCGGACCTGAGTGTTGTGTATATTAGTTCGGATTTTTTTCTCAAAATTCTGTCagtgatatttttttattttggggGACCTTCAACATCTCTGCGCAACGGCGGGAGAAGCAAAAACAACCAAAAGTTACGCAGGAGGGGAGTACATTTACAAGGAAAGAAAAACCCAACAAAGAAAGGGAGCGGGGAAGTAGTTTCTCGCTAGCTGGCGAGCTAGTTTAGGAAGAAACCGCAAAGAAAGTATGTCTGTGGCCGTGCGTAATGCTTTCGCAATGGATTATAACAGAGTACTGTGTATATTTTTGCAGGTTTTTTTATTGATCAGTTTAGGATCAATACGGGTAAATGGACAGTATGGCGACCGGGGAATGTCTATTCCGGAGCACGGCTTTTGCCAACCGATTTCTATTCCACTTTGTACGGACATCGCATACAACGAGACCATCATGCCAAATTTACTAGGACACACAAACCAGGAGGAAGCAGGGCTCGAGGTCCACCAGTTTTACCCGCTTGTGAAAGTCCAGTGTTCTCCTGATTTAAAGTTTTTCCTCTGCTCCATGTATGCGCCTGTGTGCACGGTGCTTGAGCAGGCGCTTCCCCCGTGCAGGTCACtgtgcgagagagcgagacagggctgCGAGGCGCTCATGAACAAATTCGGTTTTCAGTGGCCGGAAAGGCTCGTGTGCGAGTCTTTCCCGGTTCACGGAGCGGGCGAGCTGTGCGTCGGGCAGAATATTTCGGGTCAAAGCACACCGGTCAATCCCACCCCCGATGTAACGGAGCCTCCGTATGATACTGGGATTGTAAAAGGACAGTTCAAGTGCCCGGCTTCGCTGAAAGTACCCACTTATTTGAATTACCGTTTTCTCGGTGAGGATGACTGTGGCGCACCGTGCGAGCCAAAGAAATCTAACGGAATGATGTACTTCAACGAGGAAGAGTTAAAATTCGCCAGGATATGGATAGTAATATGGTCCGTGTTATGTTGTGCATCCACGTTATTTACTGTTCTAACCTATCTGGTGGACATGAAGCGCTTCAGCTACCCTGAGCGTCCTATTATCTTCCTATCCGGTTGCTACACCATGGTATCCATTGCCTACATAGCTGGATTTCTCCTTGAGGACAAGGTGGTTTGCAATGACAGGTTTGACAACGACATTAGGACTGTGGTGCAGGGTACCAAAAAGGAGGGTTGTACCATCCTCTTCATGATGTTGTATTTTTTCAGCATGGCCAGCTCCATCTGGTGGGTCATCCTGGCCCTCACCTGGTTCCTGGCAGCAGGGATGAAGTGGGGTCACGAAGCCATCGAGGCCAACTCGCAGTACTTCCACCTGGCGGCGTGGGCTGTGCCCGCCATTAAAACCATCACTATCCTGGCGGTGGGACAGGTGGACGGGGATGTCCTGAGCGGCGTGTGCTTCGTGGGCATCAACAGCGTGGACGCTCTCCGAGGCTTCGTCCTGGCGCCACTCTTTGTCTACCTCTTCATCGGCACCTCGTTCCTCCTGGCCGGCTTCGTGTCTCTGTTCCGGATCAGAACCATCATGAAGCACGACGGCACCAAGACGGAGAAGCTGGAGAAGCTGATGGTGAGGATAGGGATCTTCAGCGTGCTCTACACCGTCCCCGCCACCATCGTCATCGCCTGCTACTTCTACGAGCAGGCCTTCCGGGAGCAGTGGGAGAGGACGTGGATCAGCCAGACGTGTAAGACGTACGCCGTGCCCTGTCCGGCCCACCCACACCCCAACATGAGCCCCGACTTCACCGTCTTCATGATCAAGTACCTCATGACTCTGATCGTGGGGATAACGTCCGGGTTCTGGATCTGGTCTGGGAAGACCCTCAACTCCTGGAAGAGGTTTTATACGAGACTGGCTAACAACAACCAGGGAGAGACCACAGTGTGAATGGTCTGAGTGGGGTGAGACCTCGGGATGTACTTTAGCCTATGATGGGTGTCCCCCACACACATAAAAAACTGTTTATTTACAGACTGAATGAATGATAATCGTTTTTGGACTTAATTGCCATGCAGAGACACTCATTGGTACATTATGTTTCTATTGTACATAAAACATTTTGTGAGATTTTTGtaagtatatatttgtatttaaagATCAAAATTCTCTTTTTTAGTTGTTTCCCTCTATTAAAACCAACATTTATTTGACACACTTTGGGCATAATGGAAATGGACCTTGGTGATAAAGAGCCAGCTAACTGAGCATTTAGCATTAAGGATGTGGTTGTCTTAGGACCTGAGTTGGCTTGGTCACTGCTGGGAGAGGGTTGTAGCTGTCTTTGATCAGTAGACTGGCTTGGAACATTGTTTCTATGTCCTGTGAAAAACAATTGCTTCCTCGTGGGTCCTTATCCCCCATTATACTGTTGTTCTTTCTGTCCAACTGTTCTCTTCTATTCAACATATTTCCAATGCCTAAATGCCTGGCATTTGAAGGTTAAAAATACAATCAACATGTATTTTAAAACGAGGTATAGGTTTGGGATTATGTGTTCAACATATTTCTAAATGCCTGGGATTTGACGGCTAAAAATGCAATCAGCATTAAAACGAGGTATAGGTTTGGGATTGTGTGCACATGTACTGTGTAGCCTACGTGACATGAATCCTCCAAATGCAAATGTTTTCATAACCTCCAGTACTTTAAGCTAGAATGAGAACATTTAGCCCCAAATTTAGCCCAAATACTTTCACCAAAGTTGAAAGCCGTCTTTTGGTGATTAGAACAAAATATTGTAAAAGAATGAAAGTAAACCATTTGCAGGatcttttcaacattttgtttatGTGTTTCAGACATCCTTGCTGCCTATgaacacagaacagacacacGTTGTTTGTGCCTTTTGTTGACCTATTTGAGCACTTTGAGGAGAaatactagcctggtcccagatctgtttgtgttgtcttgccaacCCCGAAGGACCATAGGAGTAGGCAGGACAGCACAATCGGGTCTTGGACCAGGCTAGGGGAATACAGAATGCTGGACAGAGACAGCTCCGACTCAGAGGTGGGCTACGTAACACATCAGCTGCACTCCCTAATGCtttctcacagacagacagacagacagacagacagacagacagacagacagacagacagacagacagacagacagacagacagacagacagacagacagacagacagacagacagacagacagacagacagacagacagacagacagacagacagacagacagacagacagacagacagacagacagacagctgaaaTACCAATCCTTCATTGATGAACTAGCTGAAATACGTAGTTGCCTACTCTACAGCCGGCTGTATAATTGGCTTATAAAAACTGAAAACAAATGAATAATTGAAGGAGATAGGGCAGTGCGTTTTGTAATTTTCAGACCTACATGTAATCAGAGTCAGAAAATTAATATTCCCCACAAGGTAATTGTTGGCAAAATGTGgccgtttttttatttttacgatTGGCCCAGGTGGCACCCCTGAGTAATTTCTCTcctggttagtgtgtgtgtgtgtgtgtgtgtgtgtgtgtgtgtgtgtgtgtgtgtgtgtgtgtgtgtgtgtgtgtgtgtgtgtgtgtgtgtgtgtgtgtgtgtgtgtgtgtgtgtgtgtgtgtgtgtgtggtgtgggtgggtgggtgggtgggtgggtgggtgctaAACATGCAGGATTAGCAGCTGACTTTAGGCTTTATAATGGAAGACATTGTGATCTGTCCCCACCTCACGCTTCTTCTGTTATGTTCTTGTCAAATGTATGGAAGTTATTTTACCCTAAATGCATGGATGGCTCTCTATTAAAGAACATGTTCATGCCTTTCACATCTATTATGTTTAATTCTGGTATTCTGCATTTGTTTGTTATTAAAAACATTATATTTATAGAAACATTTCTTTATATCCACACTGATTACTTTAAAGAATAAACAATCCAACCTTTGCACCAACTGTCATGTTGATTTGAAATATCTGTTATTTTCATGTGTTATAAACCAGAGATGATGGATTGAATCATGCTGTTACCtagtgtacatttacatttgagtaatttagcaggtGGTCTTATTCAGAACGACTtccaggagcaattagggttaagtgccttgctcaagggcacacaaCATATTTTTCAACTAGTCGGCTAGGGGATtagaaccagcaacctttcggttcttggcccaatgctcttaaccgctaggctacctgcctaaaaTGTAGTTTAAGATTTGGAGAATAAACAAATCTGCTTCATAGACTCTGTAGTATTCCCTTTGCAACAACATGGTAATAGCTATCATTTTTACAGCTGGAAAAGCTCAACAATGAGCATGAGTTTTATCTCAGTGCTTACAGCCAACGTCTTGTTTGAAAAATAACTTATTTATCCTGGGTGGATGTTAATCAAATGCAGCTCTCTGGTTAGGCTAAATGAGGTGGATGGGAATCTAGTGAATGGTTGGTATGCACTGTGAACGCTCAGAGGCCTTGCTTGTGTAGGGGCATTGTTGCTTTGCACTTAAAATAGCTTGTGTCCCATGTCTGGCAGTCACATACGTAGGTCAGCTACTCAACTTTCATACAGCCGTTGTTTAGGGTCGTTTTATTGTTGTCTTTAATTCTGCTGCTCTTCATAGGGGTTTTTCTGTTCACTCTTGTCTATTGTGTCGAAGCTTCTCTGAAGTCTGTGGCTGTATAGTTTGTAGCTAAGCTGACTGTAACGTCATGTGAactatatacagtggcaagaaaaagtatgtgaacccttttgaATTATCTTGATTtgtgcataaattggtcataacatctgatctgatcttcatccaagtcacaacaacagacaaacacagtgtggttcaaataataacacacaaattattgtatttttcttgtctatattgaataaataatttaaacagtcacagtgtaggttggaaaaagtatgtgaacccctatgGCTTCTCTAAAAGCTCATTGGAGCCAGGAGTCAGTTAACCTTGAGTACAATaattgagacgagattggagatgttagttcgagctgccctgccctattaaaaacactcacaaaatttgagtttgctattcacaagaggcattgcctgatgtgaaccatgcctcgaacaaaagacacctcagaagacccaagattaggagtggccgtcctgtaaagataacagcaagagcacagcgcagaatgctcagtGAGGTTAAGAATCCAAGTATCAGCTAAAGACtaacagaaatctctggaacatgcttgctaacatctctgttgacgagtctatgaTACGTATAAAACACTCGCAAAAGAGCATGTTCCTCAGTGCAACTGGCAAAATATTctatggacagatgaaactaaagttgagttgtttggaaggaacacacaacactatgtgtgcaGAAAAAAATGCACGctacaccaacatcaaaacctcatcccaactgtaaagtatggtgaagTGAGCATTGTGGTTAaaagctgctttgctgcctcgggACCTGGACAGCTTACTATCATCGaaggaaaaatgaattcccaagtttatcaagacattttgcaggacaatgtaaggctatctgtccgccaattgaagctcaacagaagttgggtgatgcaacaggacaatgacccaaaacacagaagtaaatcaacaaccaaatggcttcaacagaagacgatacgccttctggagtgggccagtcagagtcctgacctcaacccaattgagatgccgTGGCAtaacctcaagagagcagtttacaccagacatcccaagaatattgctgaactgaagcAGTTTTGTAatgaggaatggtccaaaattcctcctgaccgttgtgcaggtctgatccgcaactacagaaacatttggttgaggttattgctgccaaaggagggtcaaccagttattaaaaccaagggttcacatacttttcccaaccttctctgtgaatgtttacacagtgttttcaataaagacatgaaaatgtataattgtttgtgttattagtttaagcagactgtgtttgtctatcgTTGTGACTTatatgaagatcagatcaaatttggtgaccaatttatgcagaagtccaggtaattccaaagggttcacatacttgttcttgccactgtatatacagtagctcaTGTCAAGTAGTTTATGCATGCAGACAGTTAGGGATCAATTCAATCCGTAGCGCTGAACATCCGCTTTAGAGCATGATTGAcaattaaaggcaatgttcccaaggtcgcagagactgcattcatggtaaatGATACGTcagctcaatcggaaattacctttaaatgtgAACTGCGCTACAACGCAGATATTCTAAGCTACGGATTAAATCGAGCCCTTAGTCTCAGACAGGTTAGCAGGTGTGCTGAAGAACACTCCCCATTTTCACTGTGAAAATGTTGAGTATCAGTGAGATGTAGTAAGGGCATTCATAGTAACATGGGCTATGTTTTACTCCTATAAGAGTACCACTGACCGACCTCTatggacatacagtacatgcctTAATTTCAAGCCCTTATTGATTTGACTTAGCTGACTGAACAGATACTAAGGCTGCATCACCAATGGCATATTCTTTATatggtacactacttttgacctgggcccatagggaatagggtgccatttatgaCACacatactaaactcagcaaataaAGAAACGTCCTTTTTTCacgaccctgtctttcaaagataattcataaaaacccaaataacttcacagatcttcaatgtgaagggtttaaacactgtttcccatgtttgttcaatAAACTATAAACAATTAATGAGCATGCACCTGTTGAATTGTTgtaaagacactaacagcttacagacggtaggcaatta is from Oncorhynchus gorbuscha isolate QuinsamMale2020 ecotype Even-year linkage group LG19, OgorEven_v1.0, whole genome shotgun sequence and encodes:
- the LOC124005987 gene encoding frizzled-1-like, which encodes MSVAVRNAFAMDYNRVLCIFLQVFLLISLGSIRVNGQYGDRGMSIPEHGFCQPISIPLCTDIAYNETIMPNLLGHTNQEEAGLEVHQFYPLVKVQCSPDLKFFLCSMYAPVCTVLEQALPPCRSLCERARQGCEALMNKFGFQWPERLVCESFPVHGAGELCVGQNISGQSTPVNPTPDVTEPPYDTGIVKGQFKCPASLKVPTYLNYRFLGEDDCGAPCEPKKSNGMMYFNEEELKFARIWIVIWSVLCCASTLFTVLTYLVDMKRFSYPERPIIFLSGCYTMVSIAYIAGFLLEDKVVCNDRFDNDIRTVVQGTKKEGCTILFMMLYFFSMASSIWWVILALTWFLAAGMKWGHEAIEANSQYFHLAAWAVPAIKTITILAVGQVDGDVLSGVCFVGINSVDALRGFVLAPLFVYLFIGTSFLLAGFVSLFRIRTIMKHDGTKTEKLEKLMVRIGIFSVLYTVPATIVIACYFYEQAFREQWERTWISQTCKTYAVPCPAHPHPNMSPDFTVFMIKYLMTLIVGITSGFWIWSGKTLNSWKRFYTRLANNNQGETTV